In the genome of Cryptomeria japonica chromosome 8, Sugi_1.0, whole genome shotgun sequence, one region contains:
- the LOC131048367 gene encoding protein argonaute 7-like, which translates to MVIQLPHNTMNQAAENPNHRSNKRIRQNESAPEQRKTRYEYRGGLSVIRFLYHSSILISPHRPLSEGAKNRVTSVLQGMKIRNTHGRRDKKFTFHGLTSDMTRDFVVFVEDGDEKFKLEYEKLPYLDLGMSADGKPIYLPIEWCVIYSKDNKSNQRLRRLVSHETSPDLNYTVLNYPKNTHLENKWRLVFLGQNAPMDTLDKFRKSMAAKCGESGNAEIIHITEPAELKVKLPSLESGIIILVCVMEEEDKPFQRAVKREAELEKGMVTQWCKLEDVEHYCDLYVTDLHESWYVTDLMQEMIAKTGSPEYKAKAFLPHSAFPHRFKWWNRDSESNCDVMYLGCKVINSFPHLTVMVANLSKEDRSTSDYVSRVALGDYMDNLPAIFGELLTKYDTIHDNDLPDKIIFFREGFVGGRIEETLRKEVNDLRKKINSLKNVAIYPPITFIVRDRKSGARSVNGGDGKANYSIFSDESAICCSEFEMLIKNLSYSRRYPKPLPVYYTNRVARLAKVYLEGQKNPNLNKIAETIDRSLYVRRESLNEGEHQNRAAEQQQAEQMDE; encoded by the coding sequence ATGGTTATCCAGCTTCCTCACAATACAATGAATCAAGCGGCAGAGAATCCGAATCACAGGAGCAACAAGAGGATAAGACAGAACGAAAGTGCGCCGGAGCAGAGGAAAACTCGCTATGAATACAGAGGCGGCCTTTCTGTAATTAGATTCCTCTATCACTCATCCATACTTATCTCACCGCACAGACCTCTTTCTGAAGGCGCCAAGAACAGGGTTACAAGTGTCTTGCAGGGGATGAAAATCAGAAACACGCatggaagaagagataaaaagttcACTTTTCATGGTCTCACATCAGACATGACTCGAGATTTCGTGGTGTTCGTCGAAGATGGAGATGAAAAGTTTAAGTTGGAATACGAGAAACTGCCATATCTGGACTTGGGCATGAGCGCAGATGGTAAGCCCATTTATCTTCCCATCGAATGGTGTGTAATTTACAGCAAGGATAACAAAAGTAATCAAAGACTCCGACGTCTTGTTTCCCATGAAACTTCCCCGGACCTAAATTATACTGTACTGAATTATCCTAAAAATACGCATCTTGAAAACAAGTGGCGACTCGTTTTCCTTGGCCAAAATGCTCCGATGGACACTCTCGACAAGTTCAGGAAGTCTATGGCTGCTAAATGCGGAGAATCGGGGAATGCTGAGATTATACATATCACTGAGCCCGCAGAGCTGAAAGTAAAACTGCCGTCTTTAGAGAGCGGTATAATTATTTTGGTGTgcgtgatggaggaggaggacaagCCGTTTCAGAGGGCTGTGAAGCGAGAGGCAGAATTGGAGAAAGGAATGGTAACGCAATGGTGTAAACTCGAAGATGTGGAGCATTACTGCGATCTGTATGTGACGGATTTACACGAATCGTGGTATGTGACGGATTTGATGCAGGAGATGATTGCAAAAACAGGGAGCCCGGAATACAAAGCAAAAGCTTTTCTTCCTCACAGTGCATTCCCCCACCGGTTTAAGTGGTGGAATCGTGATTCTGAAAGTAATTGTGATGTAATGTATTTGGGATGTAAAGTGATCAACTCTTTTCCTCATCTCACTGTTATGGTTGCAAATCTTAGCAAAGAAGATCGTTCTACTTCTGATTATGTTTCCAGAGTTGCCCTCGGCGATTATATGGACAACCTTCCGGCCATTTTTGGTGAGCTGCTTACCAAATACGACACGATTCACGACAATGATTTGCCTGATAAGATCATTTTCTTCAGAGAAGGCTTTGTCGGAGGCCGAATTGAAGAGACTCTGCGAAAAGAAGTCAATGATCtgagaaaaaaaatcaattctCTGAAGAATGTAGCAATATATCCTCCCATCACTTTCATTGTTCGTGACAGAAAGAGTGGTGCTCGCTCTGTGAATGGAGGTGATGGGAAAGCAAATTACAGCATTTTCTCGGATGAGAGTGCAATTTGTTGCTCTGAATTTGAGATGTTAATCAAGAATCTTTCGTATTCGAGAAGATACCCGAAGCCCCTTCCGGTCTATTACACAAATCGTGTGGCCCGTTTGGCAAAGGTATATTTGGAAGGACAGAAGAATCCCAATCTGAATAAAATTGCGGAGACCATTGACAGGTCCCTGTACGTCCGTAGAGAAAGTCTGAATGAGGGCGAACATCAAAATCGAGCGGCAGAGCAGCAACAGGCTGAACAGATGGACGAATAA